In a genomic window of Salvelinus fontinalis isolate EN_2023a chromosome 7, ASM2944872v1, whole genome shotgun sequence:
- the LOC129860054 gene encoding fatty acyl-CoA hydrolase precursor, medium chain-like, protein MKQFLLTFCLAVGLFSTLLAQTDTYVLLEASSPLVTLKSGSVREQYRTVKGTEKVLGEYLGIPFNVVVIQYRLSILGFLSCAKTTLQHQMYCLFASSTGDKHAGGNWGFLDQFASLQWVRDNIMDLGGDPGSVTIFGQSTWGISASMLVGMRKTAVRWSGTEEAIPMSGVAPLEAHYTNNSLANAKVQAFLGPAIDGVFLKVPPEEVLKNKEFLKVPMVVGVVNHEFGWIMAQASSLAFISCCEIFFKTTFSWSSDQIRLLYLYHISDIFTSVAV, encoded by the exons ATGAAACAGTTTCTGTTGACTTTTTGCCTGGCCGTAGGCCTTTTCAGCACTTTGTTAGCTCAAACAG ACACGTATGTACTTCTAGAGGCTTCTAGCCCTTTGGTAACCCTAAAGAGTGGTAGTGTTCGTGAGCAGTACAGGACAGTGAAGGGCACAGAAAAGGTATTGGGGGAGTACCTGGGGATTCCCTTT AATGTGGTTGTCATTCAGTATCGCCTTAGCATCCTGGGTTTCTTAAG CTGTGCCAAAACAACATTACAACACCAGATGTATTGTTTATTTGCTTCAAGTACAGGAGACAAACATGCAGGTGGTAACTGGGGCTTCTTGGACCAGTTTGCCAGCCTTCAGTGGGTTCGTGATAATATAATGGATTTGGGGGGAGACCCAGGCTCAGTCACCATCTTTGGACAATCTACCTGGGGCATTAGTGCCTCCATGCTGGTAGGTATGAGAAAGACAGCAGTGAGATGGTCAGGTACAGAGGA AGCCATCCCTATGAGTGGAGTGGCACCACTGGAGGCCCATTACACCAACAACTCACTGGCCAACGCCAAG GTTCAGGCATTCTTGGGCCCTGCCATTGATGGTGTGTTCCTGAAAGTGCCTCCTGAAGAGGTTTTGAAGAACAAGGAGTTCCTGAAGGTTCCTATGGTTGTAGGGGTGGTCAACCATGAATTTGGATGGATTATGGCTCAGGCAAGCTCATTGGCTTTTATATCTTGTTGTGAGATTTTCTTTAAGACAACATTCTCGTGGTCATCAGATCAGATCAGATTACTGTACCTGTATCACATTTCCGATATCTTCACCTCTGTTGCAGTCTAA